One Zerene cesonia ecotype Mississippi chromosome 9, Zerene_cesonia_1.1, whole genome shotgun sequence DNA window includes the following coding sequences:
- the LOC119829014 gene encoding atrial natriuretic peptide receptor 2-like, with the protein MSLVPPGGNDSPSPRRAVSPLLESRRPHCTLACDYCAAILEDKFKRNAEMRNRGTSPLSVSPRQSLTGEPPWTLPDDDRPDFSALKENIHRINKDCETSTRLDMLLTQVEQYANNLEALVEERTSDYLEEKRKCEELLYQLLPKSVASQLIMGQPVMAETYDQVTIYFSDIIGFTQLSAESTPLEVVDLLNDLYTSFDSIIENFDVYKVETIGDAYMVVSGLPMRNGNRHAAEVARMSLALLNAARLKTVPHRPGERLLLRIGMHTGPCVAGVVGLKMPRYCLFGDTVNTASRMESHGEALKIHVSPKTKEVLDLYDCFDLACRGEITMKGKGKMTTYWLLGEKGQNEAQFQQTVTENINVNPSITFQGPDSPASHSLTHSDSPKRNGAKDTNNMTPVEISNERDRIKHEIATFVAKDLINNIDSAVREIKLSQSATFNTLPTNKICNGNDKEIITPTYDKELVINKGKVRDVVNRFNSTINANEIKTKPKADK; encoded by the exons ATGTCACTGGTACCGCCCGGAGGAAATGACTCGCCGAGTCCGCGCCGCGCAGTCAGCCCGCTGCTGGAGTCGCGAAGACCACACTGCACATTAGCTTGCGATTATTGCGCCGCCATATTGGAAGATAAGTTCAAgc GTAATGCAGAAATGCGTAATCGTGGTACATCACCGCTGTCAGTATCACCTCGCCAGTCGTTAACGGGTGAACCACCTTGGACCTTACCTGATGATGATCGACCCGACTTCTCTGCGCTCAAGGAAAATATACATAGGATCAATAA GGACTGCGAAACATCGACTCGTCTGGATATGCTATTAACTCAGGTGGAACAATATGCAAACAATCTAGAAGCTCTGGTGGAAGAAAGGACATCTGATTATTTGGAGGAGAAGAGGAAATGCGAGGAGTTGCTCTATCAGTTACTACCCAA ATCCGTGGCATCACAACTAATAATGGGCCAGCCGGTGATGGCGGAGACGTACGACCAAGTGACGATTTACTTCAGCGATATAATTGGCTTCACTCAGCTGTCCGCCGAATCTACGCCACTAGAAGTCGTTGACCTACTGAACGATTTGTATACTAGCTTCGATTCTATCATCGAAAATTTCGATGTGTATAAG GTGGAGACAATAGGCGACGCGTACATGGTGGTGTCAGGACTGCCGATGCGCAACGGCAACCGGCACGCGGCGGAGGTCGCGCGCATGTCGCTCGCGCTGCTCAACGCGGCGCGCCTCAAGACCGTGCCGCACCGGCCCGGCGAGCGGCTGCTGCTGCGGATCGGCATGCATACCG GACCATGCGTAGCTGGTGTTGTTGGTCTAAAGATGCCCAGATATTGTCTATTCGGAGATACAGTGAACACTGCATCAAGAATGGAATCTCACGGTGAAGCtctaaaaatacatgttaGCCCCAAGACCAAAGAAGTACTGGATTTGTATGACTGCTTCGATCTCGCTTGTCGAGGAGAGATAACTATGAAG GGTAAAGGTAAAATGACGACATATTGGCTGCTCGGCGAAAAGGGGCAAAACGAGGCGCAATTCCAACAAACGGTCAccgaaaatattaatgttaaccCAAGCATAACATTTCAAGGTCCGGACAGTCCAGCCTCACACTCCCTCACACACAGCGATAGTCCCAAAAGAAACGGAGCCAAAGACACTAATAATATGACCCCAGTTGAAATATCTAACGAAAGAGATCGCATTAAACACGAAATAGCCACTTTTGTAGCTAAAGATCTCATTAACAATATAGACAGCGCTGtaagagaaattaaattatctcaaAGCGCGACTTTCAATACATTACCTACTAACAAAATATGCAACGGTAAtgacaaagaaataataaccCCTACATATGATAAAGAACTAGTCATTAATAAAGGCAAAGTACGAGACGTCGTTAACAGATTTAACAGTACAATTAATgcgaatgaaattaaaacaaaaccgAAGGCGGACAAGTAG